Proteins from a genomic interval of Panthera uncia isolate 11264 chromosome C1 unlocalized genomic scaffold, Puncia_PCG_1.0 HiC_scaffold_4, whole genome shotgun sequence:
- the NUDT17 gene encoding LOW QUALITY PROTEIN: nucleoside diphosphate-linked moiety X motif 17 (The sequence of the model RefSeq protein was modified relative to this genomic sequence to represent the inferred CDS: substituted 1 base at 1 genomic stop codon) yields MAAARVLLLLSGRAESPSFAQSVCGLLGAGPGLGPWPTHCGLKRGRLVLSDGPFPGSSARLPLQRPPFCPFAVLDQQLRTPGAELPSNRGVDLGVAVLLQSSDQSVLLTRRTSTLSVSPNLWVPPGGHVALDEELLDGGLRELQEETGLQLPHGQFSWVPLGLWESAYPPRLSWGLPRYHHIILYLLVVSWESQQQLQARIQPNPSEVSAFMWLGPEIAAAVAAAEDGTETPTHLPRDLPPSVLTVELGEDKRARPLALPTSTLLRTTPTTAEGNERVSAGTKFALRLWLQHLGRXDPLGTPPPPTPTRACKQERNLGPLPPLAPNQGSGE; encoded by the exons ATGGCCGCCGCGCGGGTGCTGCTGCTCCTGTCCGGGCGCGCGGAGTCGCCGAGCTTCGCCCAGAGTGTGTGTGGCCTCCTGGGCGCCGGGCCAGGGCTCGGGCCGTGGCCCACGCACTGCGGCTTGAAGCGAGGACGACTCGTCCTCTCGGACGGGCCATTCCCAGGCTCCTCGGCCAGGCTTCCGCTCCAG cgACCCCCTTTCTGCCCTTTTGCGGTCCTGGACCAGCAGCTCAGGACTCCGGGGGCCGAGCTGCCCAGCAACCGAGGTGTGGATCTGGGTGTGGCCGTCCTTCTGCAGTCCAGCGACCAGTCTGTCTTGTTAACGCGCAGGACAAGCACCCTCAGCGTTTCTCCCAACCTCTGGGTACCCCCAG GTGGGCACGTGGCACTTGATGAAGAG CTGTTGGACGGAGGGCTGCGAGAGCTTCAGGAGGAGACTGGACTACAGCTGCCCCACGGCCAGTTCTCTTGGGTCCCTCTGGGGTTATGGGAG TCTGCCTACCCTCCTAGGCTGAGCTGGGGTCTCCCCAGATACCATCACATCATTCTCTATCTACTCGTGGTCTCCTGGGAGTCACAGCAGCAGCTGCAG GCCCGGATCCAACCAAACCCGAGTGAGGTGAGCGCCTTTATGTGGCTGGGACCAGAGATAGCAGCTGCCGTGGCTGCTGCAGAGGATGGGACAGAGACACCCACACATCTTCCCCGGGACCTACCACCCTCTGTCCT TACAGTGGAACTAGGGGAGGACAAAAGAGCTCGACCCCTGGCCTTGCCCACATCCACACTGCTGCGGACGACCCCGACCACAGCAGAAGGCAACGAGAGGGTCAGCGCTGGGACCAAGTTTGCCCTCAGGCTCTGGCTGCAGCATCTGGGCAGGTAAGA TCCTCTGGGGacacccccaccacccacccccaccagggcCTGCAAGCAAGAACGGAACCTGggaccccttcccccacttgccccAAACCAGGGATCTGGAGAGTGA